One segment of Pseudodesulfovibrio sp. 5S69 DNA contains the following:
- a CDS encoding efflux RND transporter periplasmic adaptor subunit, which produces MMALRRVKEECALQILSIYSRFATGRVAYVPLLLLSLLVLGGLAGCEDKTPKASATQAPVEVGIEVLHPKSVPLTTELPGRTSASLVAEVRPQVDGILRERLFREGSEVQAGEVLYRVAPSTYQAEYSNALAALKKAQASLPSSESKAKRYAELIGQGAISEQDYQDAKAVYESDLAAIASAKAALESAKISLDYTDIRAPISGRVEMSDLTPGALVTANQSAPLTTIRQLDPINVDLTQSSTTMLNLRQAITSGAITVEGKTMKVKLKLENGTIYPYEGTVEFSGAKVDESTGTYTLRAEFPNPDRLLLPGMYVRAIIEDGVFQNGYLVPQMAVGRTPRGEATALFVDKDNKVQRRILNVRGSHGNSWLVGSGLKDGDRLIIQGSQSVRPGQVVTVQEMVVDDATGEIKPVSAATSSATEAPATAAKES; this is translated from the coding sequence ATGATGGCGCTTCGACGCGTCAAGGAGGAATGCGCATTGCAGATCCTGTCCATATATTCCCGTTTCGCAACGGGCCGTGTAGCTTATGTCCCGTTGCTCCTGTTGAGCCTGCTGGTCCTTGGAGGGCTTGCCGGCTGCGAGGACAAAACCCCCAAGGCCTCGGCCACCCAGGCTCCGGTCGAGGTCGGCATTGAGGTCCTGCACCCGAAGTCCGTGCCCCTGACCACCGAGCTTCCGGGCAGGACCAGCGCCTCGCTGGTGGCTGAAGTCCGCCCCCAGGTGGACGGCATTCTCCGCGAGCGGCTGTTCCGCGAAGGCAGCGAGGTCCAGGCCGGCGAAGTGCTCTACCGGGTCGCGCCCTCGACCTACCAGGCGGAGTACAGCAACGCCCTGGCCGCCCTCAAGAAGGCGCAGGCCTCCCTGCCCAGCTCCGAAAGCAAGGCCAAGCGCTACGCCGAACTGATCGGCCAGGGGGCCATATCCGAGCAGGACTACCAGGACGCCAAGGCCGTGTACGAGTCCGACCTGGCCGCCATCGCCTCGGCCAAGGCCGCCCTGGAGAGCGCCAAGATCAGCCTGGATTACACCGATATCAGGGCCCCTATCAGCGGCCGCGTGGAGATGTCCGACCTGACCCCCGGCGCGCTGGTCACCGCCAACCAGAGCGCGCCGCTGACGACCATCCGGCAGCTCGATCCCATCAACGTGGACCTGACCCAGTCGAGCACCACCATGCTCAACCTTCGCCAGGCCATCACCTCGGGCGCGATCACCGTCGAGGGCAAGACCATGAAGGTCAAGCTCAAGCTCGAAAACGGGACCATCTATCCCTATGAGGGGACCGTGGAGTTCTCCGGGGCCAAGGTGGACGAGTCCACCGGCACCTACACCCTGCGCGCCGAATTCCCCAACCCCGACCGGCTCCTGTTGCCCGGCATGTACGTCCGGGCCATCATCGAGGACGGCGTGTTCCAAAACGGCTACCTGGTGCCCCAGATGGCCGTCGGCCGGACCCCCAGGGGCGAAGCCACGGCCCTGTTCGTGGACAAGGACAACAAGGTCCAGCGACGCATTCTCAACGTGCGTGGCAGCCACGGCAACTCCTGGCTGGTCGGTTCCGGCCTCAAGGACGGCGACCGCCTGATCATCCAGGGTTCCCAGTCCGTCCGCCCGGGCCAGGTCGTGACCGTCCAGGAGATGGTCGTGGACGACGCCACCGGCGAGATCAAGCCCGTTTCCGCCGCCACATCCTCCGCCACCGAAGCTCCCGCTACCGCAGCCAAGGAAAGCTAG
- a CDS encoding 4Fe-4S dicluster domain-containing protein, giving the protein MPDSLQKNDKTFLEEVERRSGQHMVECYQCGNCTAGCPFNFAYDLPVSKIMRLVQLGQREAVLSCHSIWLCASCQTCTARCPNNIDVAKIVDVLRHMAREAGYATERNVKAFGDSFLASVKKHGRLHELGVAVGYEMRTGRFLTDIDLAPTMIGKGKLSIRPHHLHGADKVAGIFNRFNEGNHD; this is encoded by the coding sequence ATGCCAGATAGCCTTCAGAAGAACGACAAGACCTTCCTCGAAGAAGTGGAGCGGCGCAGCGGCCAGCACATGGTCGAGTGCTACCAGTGCGGCAACTGCACTGCGGGCTGCCCCTTCAACTTCGCCTATGACCTGCCCGTGAGCAAGATCATGCGCCTGGTTCAGCTGGGCCAGCGCGAGGCCGTGCTCTCCTGCCACTCCATCTGGCTGTGCGCCTCCTGCCAGACCTGCACGGCCCGCTGCCCGAACAACATCGATGTGGCCAAGATCGTGGACGTCCTGCGCCACATGGCCCGCGAAGCGGGCTATGCAACCGAGCGCAACGTCAAGGCTTTCGGCGACTCATTCCTGGCCTCCGTCAAGAAGCACGGCCGCCTGCACGAACTCGGCGTGGCCGTGGGCTACGAGATGCGCACCGGGCGTTTCCTGACCGACATCGACCTGGCCCCGACCATGATCGGCAAGGGCAAGCTCTCGATCAGGCCCCACCACCTGCACGGCGCCGACAAGGTGGCCGGCATCTTCAACCGATTCAACGAGGGAAACCATGACTAA
- a CDS encoding CoB--CoM heterodisulfide reductase iron-sulfur subunit A family protein, translating to MRIGVFVCHCGTNIGGTVDCPQVAESAGEIPDVVFASDEMYTCSEPGQESIVNAVREHDLDGVVVASCSPRMHEPTFRRAVERAGLNPYMFEMANIREHVSWVGRDKKANTRKALELVRMAVAKLRNATPLYSDKFNVTRKLMVIGGGVAGIQAALDAADAGIEVVLVERETSIGGKMAKLDKTFPTIDCSSCVLGPKMVEVAQHPRITLLTASEVQDVAGYVGNFTVKVKRRAVYVDWDACTGCGTCIEKCPSRKTPDPFNEHLAATTAINIPFPQAIPKKAAINPEYCLHLTKGKCGVCAKVCPVGCIDFEQRDRVDEIEVGAIVVATGYDLFDHSVYKQYGAGKLPDVITSLQYERLLNASGPTAGHVKRPSDGAEPERIVFIQCVGSRDRSKGRPYCSGFCCMYTAKQAILTKSHLPDSQSYVFYMDIRSPGKGYDEFTRRAQESYGAQYIRGRVSSIHQHGKSLVVRGADTLAGMQVEIEADLVVLAVGVEPAKGALELGGTLHISADSNGFFMEGHPKLRPVETNTAGVFLAGCCQGPRDIPNSVSMGSAAAAKALILFSKAQLESDPQVAAVNPQLCVGCFKCVQTCPFGAIKESEDRFGNPKAEVLASVCKGCGICSVTCPHGAVQLNNFTDNQLLAEVNAICPLPLA from the coding sequence ATGCGCATAGGCGTTTTCGTCTGCCATTGCGGCACCAACATCGGCGGCACCGTTGACTGTCCACAAGTTGCCGAATCAGCTGGAGAAATCCCCGACGTCGTCTTCGCTTCCGACGAGATGTACACCTGCTCGGAACCGGGCCAGGAGAGCATCGTCAACGCGGTCCGGGAACACGACCTGGACGGTGTGGTCGTGGCCTCCTGCTCGCCCCGCATGCACGAGCCGACCTTCCGCCGGGCCGTGGAGCGGGCGGGGCTCAACCCGTACATGTTCGAGATGGCCAACATCCGGGAGCACGTCTCCTGGGTCGGCCGCGACAAGAAGGCCAACACCCGCAAGGCCCTGGAACTCGTCCGGATGGCCGTCGCCAAACTGCGCAACGCCACCCCTCTGTATAGTGATAAGTTTAACGTTACACGCAAACTGATGGTCATCGGCGGCGGCGTGGCCGGCATCCAGGCCGCCCTGGACGCCGCGGACGCGGGCATCGAAGTGGTCCTGGTGGAACGGGAGACGAGCATCGGCGGCAAGATGGCCAAGCTCGACAAGACCTTCCCGACCATCGACTGCTCGTCTTGCGTGCTCGGCCCGAAGATGGTCGAGGTCGCCCAGCACCCGAGGATCACCCTGCTGACCGCTTCCGAGGTCCAGGACGTGGCCGGGTACGTGGGCAATTTCACGGTCAAGGTCAAGCGCCGCGCCGTGTACGTGGACTGGGACGCCTGCACCGGCTGCGGCACGTGCATCGAAAAGTGCCCGAGCCGCAAGACCCCGGACCCGTTCAACGAGCACCTGGCCGCGACCACGGCCATCAACATTCCCTTTCCCCAGGCCATTCCCAAGAAGGCGGCCATCAACCCCGAGTACTGCCTGCACCTGACCAAGGGCAAGTGCGGCGTGTGCGCCAAGGTCTGCCCGGTGGGCTGCATCGACTTCGAGCAGCGGGACCGGGTCGACGAGATCGAGGTGGGGGCCATCGTGGTGGCCACCGGCTACGACCTCTTTGACCACTCCGTGTACAAACAGTACGGCGCGGGCAAGCTGCCCGACGTGATCACCTCCCTGCAGTACGAACGGCTGCTCAACGCCTCGGGGCCCACGGCCGGGCACGTCAAGCGCCCGTCCGACGGGGCCGAGCCCGAGCGCATCGTGTTCATCCAGTGCGTGGGCTCGCGCGACCGCTCAAAGGGCCGCCCGTACTGTTCGGGATTCTGCTGCATGTACACGGCCAAACAAGCGATTTTGACCAAGAGCCATTTGCCGGATTCACAGAGCTACGTCTTTTACATGGACATCCGCTCGCCGGGCAAGGGGTACGACGAATTCACCCGCCGGGCTCAGGAGTCCTACGGGGCCCAGTACATCCGCGGCCGCGTGTCGAGCATCCACCAGCACGGCAAGTCCCTGGTGGTGCGCGGCGCGGACACCCTGGCCGGCATGCAGGTGGAGATCGAGGCCGACCTGGTGGTCCTGGCCGTGGGCGTGGAACCGGCCAAGGGCGCGCTCGAACTGGGCGGGACCTTGCATATCTCGGCCGATTCCAACGGCTTCTTCATGGAGGGCCACCCCAAGCTGCGCCCCGTGGAGACCAACACGGCGGGCGTGTTCCTGGCCGGCTGCTGCCAGGGCCCGCGCGACATCCCCAACTCCGTGTCCATGGGCAGCGCGGCCGCGGCCAAAGCGCTGATCCTCTTCTCCAAGGCCCAGTTGGAATCCGACCCCCAGGTGGCCGCCGTGAACCCGCAGTTGTGCGTGGGTTGCTTCAAGTGCGTCCAGACCTGCCCCTTCGGGGCCATCAAGGAGTCCGAGGACCGCTTCGGCAATCCCAAGGCCGAGGTCCTGGCCTCGGTCTGCAAGGGCTGCGGCATCTGTTCCGTGACCTGCCCGCACGGAGCCGTCCAACTGAACAACTTTACCGACAACCAACTTCTCGCGGAGGTCAATGCGATATGCCCGCTTCCCCTGGCGTAG
- a CDS encoding efflux RND transporter permease subunit, giving the protein MSEFFIRRPIFAWVIAIVIMLGGLLALRTLSVSQYPDIAPTTVRITCSYPGADAKTVENSVTKVIEQGMTGIDYLDYMTSTSTSTGQTEISLTFTNAANPDVAQMQVQNKLQQVISQLPDVVQSNGLSVTKSSASFLMVLGFVSTDDTMTSTDIADFVDSSLNDTLKRVEGVGDTQLFASAYAMRIWLNPDELTEYSLMPSDVARAIEAQNTQISSGQLGGLPAVQGQQLNATITARSRLQTPEQFRNIIIKSSPDGSVVRIRDVARVELDAESYTTSTTYNNHPTAGLAIQLATGANAIQTAEAVVKTINELKPTFPAGVDVVYPYDTTPFVRLSIADVIETLIEAIVLVFFVMLLFLQNIRATFIPTIAVPVVLLGTFAVLAALGYSINTLTMFAMVLAIGLLVDDAIVVVENVERVMATEGLGPREATSKSMKEISGALIGIATVLSAVFVPMAFFGGSVGVIYRQFSVTIVSAMLLSVVVALILTPALCAAMLKPSHGKPRFRFFNWFNRVFETGTNAYHDGTAWMLRRTGRFLLIFVLITGIMGWLFYRLPSSFLPVEDQGILFAMVQLPTGATQERTKRVLKEVSDHFLNDEKAAVEGVLTVAGFSFSGAGQNMGIAFIRLKPFDERKDPSMSAQAVAGRAMGAFMKNRDARIFCLAPPAIHGLGNSNGFDFYLRDVNGAGHQKLMEVRNQFLGMAAQSPLLANTRPNGQEDEPQYHIDIDQEKASALGLSFSDINTTLSTAWGSDYVNDFIDRGRVKPVYLQGDADFRMQPEDVNRWFVRNDKGGMVPFASFATGRWTYDSPRLERYNGSSALEIQGQAAQGVSSGDAMAEVKRLISQLPPGYSMAWTGLSAQEELSGNQAAPLYAISVLVVFLCLAALYESWSIPFAVIMAVPIGIFGALLAASSFGQSNDVYFKVGLLTTIGLTAKNAILIVEFAVAEQAAGLGVIAATLKAAKLRLRPILMTSFAFILGVTPLAVAAGAGSGAQNSVGIGVMGGMIAATILGIFFIPLLYVGLRKVFKYKAPLHLDDNTVPAKTAPAVPKGPDETA; this is encoded by the coding sequence ATGTCCGAGTTTTTTATCCGGCGGCCCATCTTCGCATGGGTCATCGCCATCGTCATCATGCTGGGCGGCCTGCTGGCCCTGAGGACACTGTCCGTCTCCCAGTACCCCGACATTGCCCCGACCACAGTCCGCATCACCTGCTCCTACCCCGGCGCGGACGCCAAGACCGTGGAAAACTCGGTGACCAAGGTCATCGAGCAGGGCATGACCGGCATCGACTACCTGGACTACATGACCTCCACGTCGACCTCCACGGGCCAGACGGAGATCTCCCTGACCTTCACCAACGCGGCCAACCCCGACGTGGCCCAGATGCAGGTCCAGAACAAGCTGCAGCAGGTCATCTCCCAGCTGCCCGACGTGGTCCAGAGCAACGGCCTGAGCGTGACCAAGTCGTCGGCCAGCTTCCTGATGGTCCTCGGTTTCGTCTCCACCGACGACACCATGACCTCCACGGACATCGCCGACTTCGTGGACAGCTCCCTGAACGACACCCTCAAGCGCGTGGAGGGCGTGGGCGACACCCAGCTGTTCGCCTCGGCCTACGCCATGCGCATCTGGCTCAACCCGGACGAGCTGACCGAATACTCGCTCATGCCCAGCGACGTGGCTCGGGCCATCGAGGCCCAGAACACCCAGATCTCCTCCGGACAACTCGGCGGCCTGCCCGCGGTCCAGGGTCAGCAGCTCAATGCGACCATCACCGCGCGCTCGCGGCTCCAGACCCCGGAACAATTCCGGAACATCATCATCAAGAGTTCCCCCGACGGCTCGGTGGTGCGCATCCGCGACGTGGCCCGAGTCGAACTCGACGCCGAGAGCTACACGACCAGCACCACCTACAACAACCATCCCACCGCGGGCCTGGCCATCCAGCTGGCCACCGGGGCCAATGCCATCCAGACCGCCGAAGCCGTTGTGAAGACCATCAACGAGCTCAAGCCGACCTTCCCGGCCGGGGTGGACGTCGTCTATCCCTACGACACCACGCCCTTCGTCAGGTTGTCCATCGCGGACGTCATCGAGACCCTGATCGAGGCCATCGTCCTGGTCTTCTTCGTCATGCTCCTGTTCCTGCAGAACATCCGGGCCACGTTCATCCCGACCATCGCCGTGCCCGTTGTCCTGCTCGGCACCTTCGCGGTGCTCGCGGCCTTGGGGTACTCGATCAATACATTGACCATGTTCGCCATGGTCCTGGCCATCGGCCTGCTCGTCGACGACGCCATCGTCGTGGTCGAGAACGTGGAGCGCGTCATGGCCACCGAGGGGCTCGGGCCGCGCGAGGCCACGAGCAAGTCCATGAAGGAGATCTCCGGGGCCCTGATCGGCATCGCCACGGTCCTGTCCGCGGTCTTCGTGCCCATGGCCTTCTTCGGCGGCTCGGTGGGCGTCATCTACCGCCAGTTCTCGGTGACCATCGTCTCGGCCATGCTCCTGTCCGTGGTGGTCGCCCTGATCCTGACCCCGGCCCTGTGCGCGGCCATGCTCAAGCCCTCGCACGGCAAGCCCAGATTTCGCTTCTTCAACTGGTTCAACCGGGTCTTCGAAACCGGGACCAACGCCTACCACGACGGCACGGCCTGGATGCTCCGCCGCACCGGGCGTTTCCTGCTGATCTTCGTGCTCATCACCGGCATCATGGGCTGGCTGTTCTACCGCCTGCCCAGCTCCTTCCTCCCCGTGGAGGACCAGGGCATCCTGTTCGCCATGGTCCAGCTGCCCACGGGCGCCACCCAGGAGCGGACCAAGCGGGTGCTGAAAGAGGTCAGCGACCATTTTCTGAACGACGAGAAGGCGGCCGTGGAGGGAGTGCTCACCGTGGCCGGCTTCAGTTTCAGCGGCGCGGGCCAGAACATGGGCATCGCCTTCATCCGGCTCAAGCCCTTCGATGAACGCAAAGACCCGTCTATGTCGGCCCAGGCCGTCGCCGGGCGGGCCATGGGCGCCTTCATGAAAAACCGCGACGCCCGGATATTCTGCCTGGCCCCGCCGGCCATCCACGGCTTGGGCAACTCGAACGGCTTCGACTTCTATCTGCGCGACGTCAACGGCGCCGGGCACCAGAAGCTCATGGAGGTGCGCAACCAGTTCCTGGGCATGGCCGCCCAGAGCCCGCTGCTGGCCAACACCCGGCCCAACGGCCAGGAGGACGAGCCGCAGTACCACATCGACATCGACCAGGAAAAGGCCAGCGCCCTCGGGCTCTCCTTCTCGGACATCAACACCACCCTGTCCACGGCCTGGGGCAGCGACTATGTCAACGACTTCATCGACCGCGGCCGCGTCAAGCCGGTCTACCTGCAGGGCGACGCGGACTTCCGCATGCAGCCTGAAGACGTGAACCGCTGGTTCGTGCGCAACGACAAGGGCGGCATGGTTCCGTTCGCCTCCTTCGCCACTGGCCGCTGGACCTACGACTCCCCGCGCCTGGAGCGCTACAATGGCTCCTCCGCCCTGGAAATTCAGGGCCAGGCCGCCCAGGGAGTCAGCTCGGGCGACGCCATGGCCGAGGTCAAGAGGCTGATCTCCCAGCTCCCGCCCGGCTACTCCATGGCCTGGACCGGCCTGTCCGCCCAGGAGGAGCTCTCCGGCAACCAGGCCGCGCCGCTCTACGCCATCTCGGTGCTCGTGGTCTTCCTCTGCCTGGCCGCCCTGTACGAGAGCTGGTCCATCCCGTTCGCGGTCATCATGGCCGTGCCCATCGGCATCTTCGGCGCCCTGCTCGCGGCCAGTTCCTTCGGGCAGAGCAACGACGTCTACTTCAAGGTCGGCCTGCTGACGACCATCGGCCTGACGGCCAAGAACGCCATCCTCATCGTGGAGTTTGCCGTGGCCGAGCAGGCCGCGGGCCTGGGCGTCATCGCGGCCACCCTCAAGGCGGCAAAGCTGCGCCTGCGGCCCATCCTGATGACCTCCTTCGCCTTCATCCTCGGCGTCACCCCCCTGGCCGTGGCCGCGGGAGCGGGCTCGGGCGCACAGAACTCCGTGGGCATCGGCGTCATGGGCGGCATGATCGCAGCCACCATCCTGGGCATCTTCTTCATCCCCCTGCTCTATGTGGGGCTGCGCAAGGTCTTCAAGTACAAGGCACCACTACACTTGGACGACAACACCGTTCCGGCCAAGACGGCCCCGGCCGTTCCGAAAGGCCCGGACGAGACCGCCTAG
- a CDS encoding 4Fe-4S dicluster domain-containing protein, whose amino-acid sequence MKQSIREALPGLDLVLGWEQGWDALHATPLFIRKAEDVDRLILGPTCVQSLAVQLPSLKGKKVGIVVKGCDSRAVVQLLRERLLDRAEIILFGFGCDGVVSLKRLTKVLGDLDSVTSVKKTDDRLVVESPDGRREAAFDDVCAPKCLDCAWPNAVESDHFAGPRLEPRPPAESKTALERFEEKSLDERFAFWKREMERCIRCYACRNACPMCVCRDKCLAVSRNSKFVSQEANPSESFMFQLIHVMHLAGRCVSCGECERACPMDIPLGLLRAQSTAVTEELFHEQAGTDPEAPLPLLTFKTDEETIEERD is encoded by the coding sequence ATGAAACAATCCATCAGGGAGGCCCTGCCCGGCCTCGACCTGGTCCTGGGTTGGGAGCAGGGCTGGGACGCCCTGCACGCCACCCCCCTGTTCATCCGCAAGGCCGAGGACGTGGACCGGCTCATTCTCGGCCCCACCTGCGTCCAGTCCCTGGCCGTTCAACTGCCCTCCCTCAAGGGCAAGAAGGTCGGCATCGTGGTCAAGGGGTGCGACTCCCGGGCCGTTGTCCAGCTCCTGCGCGAACGCCTGCTCGACCGCGCGGAGATCATCCTCTTCGGCTTCGGCTGCGACGGCGTGGTCAGCCTGAAACGGTTGACCAAGGTCCTCGGCGACCTGGATTCGGTCACATCCGTAAAAAAAACGGACGACCGGCTGGTCGTCGAGAGCCCCGACGGTCGCCGAGAAGCGGCCTTTGACGACGTCTGCGCGCCCAAGTGCCTGGACTGCGCCTGGCCCAACGCCGTGGAAAGCGACCACTTCGCCGGGCCGCGCCTGGAGCCCAGGCCCCCGGCCGAGAGCAAGACCGCCCTGGAGCGGTTCGAGGAGAAGTCCCTGGACGAACGGTTCGCCTTCTGGAAACGGGAGATGGAGCGGTGCATCCGCTGCTACGCCTGCCGCAACGCCTGCCCCATGTGCGTCTGCCGGGACAAGTGCCTGGCGGTGTCGCGCAACTCCAAGTTCGTGTCCCAGGAGGCCAACCCGTCGGAAAGCTTCATGTTCCAGCTCATCCACGTGATGCACCTCGCCGGGCGCTGCGTGTCCTGCGGCGAATGCGAGCGGGCCTGTCCCATGGACATCCCCCTGGGGCTGCTGCGCGCCCAGTCCACGGCCGTGACCGAGGAGCTGTTCCACGAGCAGGCGGGCACCGATCCTGAGGCCCCCCTGCCCCTGCTGACCTTCAAGACCGATGAGGAAACCATCGAGGAGCGCGATTGA
- a CDS encoding CoB--CoM heterodisulfide reductase iron-sulfur subunit B family protein, with the protein MTNSAIAYYPGCSGKGSSEEYDLSTRAVMRRLGAEPQEIEDWNCCGSSPAHMVNHELSAALSGRNLAQAKRMGHHLVTTPCPSCLTNLKNAQQAAWDEDKRLKINKLMDDECPTDVDSISTLQFFTEHIGLDRIREAVVSPLPALRVACYYGCLTTRPPKLMRFDDPENPMSMDNILAACGIEVVPFPLKTDCCGAASGMPRNDITTRLSGKILDMASELKADAVAVACPLCQMNLDLRQSQVNRARRSRYRMPIFYFTQLMGLAMGLPEKELGLSKLAVNPEPCLARAGVR; encoded by the coding sequence ATGACTAACTCCGCCATCGCCTACTACCCCGGCTGTTCCGGCAAGGGATCGTCCGAGGAATACGACCTTTCCACGCGGGCGGTCATGCGCCGCCTGGGCGCGGAACCGCAGGAGATCGAGGATTGGAACTGTTGCGGCTCCTCCCCGGCCCACATGGTCAACCACGAACTGTCCGCGGCCCTGTCCGGCCGCAACCTGGCCCAGGCCAAGCGTATGGGGCACCACCTGGTAACCACCCCCTGCCCGAGCTGCCTGACCAACCTGAAGAACGCCCAGCAGGCCGCTTGGGACGAAGACAAACGCCTTAAAATCAATAAGTTGATGGACGATGAATGCCCCACGGACGTGGACTCCATCTCCACCCTCCAGTTCTTCACCGAACATATCGGGCTGGACCGCATCCGCGAGGCCGTGGTCTCGCCCCTGCCCGCCCTGCGCGTGGCCTGCTACTACGGCTGCCTGACCACCCGGCCGCCCAAGCTGATGCGCTTCGACGACCCGGAGAACCCCATGAGCATGGACAACATCCTCGCCGCCTGCGGCATCGAAGTCGTGCCCTTCCCCCTGAAGACGGACTGCTGCGGAGCGGCTTCCGGCATGCCGCGCAACGACATAACCACCCGGCTTTCCGGGAAAATTTTGGATATGGCCAGTGAACTGAAGGCCGACGCCGTGGCCGTAGCCTGCCCCCTGTGCCAGATGAACCTGGACCTGCGCCAGAGCCAGGTGAACCGCGCCCGGCGTAGCCGGTACCGGATGCCGATCTTCTATTTCACCCAGCTCATGGGCTTGGCCATGGGGCTCCCCGAGAAGGAGCTGGGACTGTCCAAACTCGCCGTCAACCCCGAACCCTGCCTCGCACGGGCAGGCGTCCGCTAA
- a CDS encoding 4Fe-4S dicluster domain-containing protein: MDTIFIQRTDIGRWLDRLAEERTVFAPTRRDGAVVYRPYRTGFVLELDAMPTTSPKEIVFPQNETLLTYSRAGNASGGAPKVEARETLPEQKAVIFGARPCGVNGLGVFDQVFDNDKTRDAYYTARRKDTRIITFACDRPRSTCFCTNVGGGPGDAAGSDVMLYPLGDGFVAEAVTTGGKAMLSLATGAPAGDREVAAKALVETAREAMPEPLELARIRENFDKCFNDMEFWEEQSGKCLSCGACAYLCPSCHCFNITDEGTESEGKRLRSWDNCMSYTFTAEASGHNPRAAKAMRLRNRVGHKFVYFPETHEGEVACRGCGRCIVSCPSSVDIRQIAKAIQEYCDDDK, from the coding sequence ATGGACACCATATTCATTCAACGTACGGACATCGGCCGCTGGCTCGACCGCCTGGCCGAAGAGCGCACGGTCTTCGCGCCGACCCGCAGGGACGGCGCCGTGGTCTACAGGCCCTACCGGACCGGATTCGTCCTCGAGCTGGACGCCATGCCGACCACCTCGCCCAAGGAAATCGTCTTTCCCCAGAACGAGACCCTGTTGACCTATTCCCGCGCCGGCAACGCCTCGGGCGGGGCCCCGAAGGTCGAGGCGCGGGAGACCCTCCCCGAGCAGAAGGCCGTCATCTTCGGCGCGCGCCCCTGCGGCGTGAACGGGCTGGGGGTCTTCGACCAGGTCTTCGACAACGACAAGACCCGCGACGCCTACTACACCGCCCGGCGCAAGGACACGCGGATCATCACCTTCGCCTGCGACCGGCCCCGGTCCACCTGCTTCTGCACCAACGTGGGCGGCGGGCCCGGCGACGCAGCGGGCTCGGACGTCATGCTCTACCCCCTGGGCGACGGGTTCGTGGCCGAGGCCGTGACCACCGGGGGGAAGGCCATGCTCTCCTTGGCCACGGGCGCTCCGGCCGGGGACAGGGAGGTCGCCGCCAAGGCCCTGGTGGAGACGGCCCGCGAAGCTATGCCCGAACCCTTGGAGCTCGCCCGGATCAGGGAGAACTTCGACAAGTGTTTCAACGACATGGAGTTCTGGGAAGAACAGAGCGGCAAGTGTCTGTCCTGCGGGGCGTGCGCCTACCTCTGTCCCTCCTGCCACTGTTTCAACATCACCGACGAGGGCACGGAGTCCGAGGGCAAGCGGCTGCGCAGTTGGGACAACTGCATGTCCTACACCTTCACCGCCGAGGCCAGCGGGCACAACCCGCGCGCGGCCAAGGCCATGCGCCTGCGCAACCGTGTCGGCCACAAGTTCGTCTACTTCCCCGAGACCCACGAGGGCGAGGTGGCCTGCCGCGGCTGCGGCCGGTGCATCGTTTCCTGCCCCTCTTCCGTGGACATCCGCCAGATCGCCAAGGCCATCCAGGAGTATTGCGATGACGACAAATAA
- a CDS encoding hydrogenase iron-sulfur subunit, giving the protein MPASPGVDSGNELRILGFLCNWCSYGGADSAGVARLEQPTDLRIIRTPCTGRIDPLFIVRALINGADGVLVSGCHPGDCHYVEGNFHARRRLETLKRILPVTGINPDRFMYTWVSASESGRWQEVVREFTARIHTLGPAPRMSDTLTETLAAEGLPMQATNGVK; this is encoded by the coding sequence ATGCCCGCTTCCCCTGGCGTAGACTCCGGCAACGAACTGCGCATACTCGGCTTTCTGTGCAACTGGTGCTCGTACGGCGGCGCCGACTCCGCGGGCGTGGCCCGTCTGGAGCAGCCCACGGACCTGCGGATCATCCGCACCCCGTGCACCGGCCGCATCGATCCCCTGTTCATCGTTCGGGCCCTGATCAACGGCGCCGACGGCGTCCTGGTCTCGGGCTGCCATCCGGGCGACTGCCACTATGTGGAAGGCAACTTCCACGCCCGCAGGAGGCTGGAAACCCTCAAGCGCATCCTCCCCGTCACCGGCATCAACCCCGACAGGTTCATGTACACGTGGGTCTCCGCCTCCGAATCGGGCCGCTGGCAGGAAGTGGTCCGCGAGTTCACGGCCCGCATCCACACCTTGGGCCCGGCCCCGCGCATGTCCGACACCCTGACGGAGACCCTCGCGGCCGAGGGCCTTCCCATGCAGGCTACCAACGGAGTAAAATAA